Below is a window of Tolypothrix bouteillei VB521301 DNA.
AAAGGAAGAGGCTTTTTCGCAACGAATTCCACCCGTACAAAACAAAGCCACTTTTTTGTGTTGCTTGGGATCTAGCTGATGAAAAACATATTCTGGAAATTCGCGGAATGACTTTGTGTTGGGATTTTGTGCTTTTTGGAAAGTACCAATGCTGACCTCGTAGTCATTGCGCGTGTCTATCACTGTGACTTCTGGATCGTTGAGGAGAGTATTCCAATCTTTAGGATCGACATAAGTACCAACTTGTTCGTTTGGATTGACTTCTGATAACCCGATGGTGACAATTTCTTTCTTCAGTCGCACTTTCATGCGTTGAAACGGGGGGGACTCTGCGTGTGATTCTTTATGTTCCAAATCTTCCAAGCGAGGATCGCTACGCAAAAAGGATAACACTGAATCGATCGCTTGACGAGAACCTGCGATCGTACCGTTAATGCCTTCTGGTGCTAGCAGAATCGTCCCCTTAATATCATGTGCTTGACAAAAAGATAACAAAGGCTGTTGTTTCTCAGCAAAATCTGGCAAACTCACAAATTTATAAAGTGCAGCAACGACTAAAGACATTTTTTGATTAATCCCCTTTCCGCAAACCAGGAATTTAAGCTATGATACTTTTGTTGGTGTAAATTACTTACACTTCCTATCTTAAGGGGGTATAGCTCAGTTGGTAGAGCGCCTGCTTTGCAAGCAGGATGTCAGGAGTTCGAGTCTCCTTACCTCCATAGTTAGCGATCGCTAAACAATTATTGTCAAGCATATAATCTAGTCATCGTCGTCTTCGTATTCTGCCCATGAGTTTGGAGTCTCAGAGACTGCTACTTTGAGATGTACGCCGGGAGGGACTCTTTTTTTGGTTTCATCGTAAATATACTTGGCAATCATCTCAGCAGTTGTTTCATATTCTGGGGGTATGACTTCGTTAAGTACGCAGTGGTCAAGCCCTCCTTTTTTCACATCCTGTTTAGCCCAGCGTAAGGTTCTAAAATCAGCCACCATAACTTCATGGGGACAGTATTGCGAGGAGTGCAGTTTTGATGAAGTTGCTTCAATTTTTACTTTGTAAGTATGACCGTGCAATCGACCGCACGGT
It encodes the following:
- a CDS encoding 6-pyruvoyl trahydropterin synthase family protein, with amino-acid sequence MPKWKLVTEFTFDSAHYIRDYDGPCGRLHGHTYKVKIEATSSKLHSSQYCPHEVMVADFRTLRWAKQDVKKGGLDHCVLNEVIPPEYETTAEMIAKYIYDETKKRVPPGVHLKVAVSETPNSWAEYEDDDD
- a CDS encoding rhodanese-related sulfurtransferase, with amino-acid sequence MSLVVAALYKFVSLPDFAEKQQPLLSFCQAHDIKGTILLAPEGINGTIAGSRQAIDSVLSFLRSDPRLEDLEHKESHAESPPFQRMKVRLKKEIVTIGLSEVNPNEQVGTYVDPKDWNTLLNDPEVTVIDTRNDYEVSIGTFQKAQNPNTKSFREFPEYVFHQLDPKQHKKVALFCTGGIRCEKASSFMISQGFKEVYHLKGGILKYLEEVPESESLWEGECFVFDERIAVRHALEPGTYDLCASCGHPISEADKTSPQYEKGISCPHCFETLSEGKKERQMEKQRQIELANRRSVNG